One Thermus thermamylovorans genomic window, CCAGGCTCCGGGTTTTGGGCTTGAGGCGGGTGTACCTGGGCCTGGAAACGGGGCACGCCCCCCTCCTGGCCCTCCTCCACAAGCCGGGCCACCCCCGGGAAGCCCTTTCCCTGGTGCGGGCGTTGAAGGGGGCGGGGCTTTCGGTGGGGGTGATCCTCATGGTGGGGGCCGGGGGGAAGCCCTACGCCGGGGCCCACCTTCGGGAAAGCCTCCGCCTTCTCGCCGAGCTTCCCCTCGGCCCGGAGGACCTGGTCTACCTCTCCCCCTTCCAGGAGGCGCCCGCCACCCCCTACGCCCGGCTTGGGCTGGAACCCCTCGAGGACGTGGAGGCGGAGGTAGGCCGCTGGCGGGAGGCGGTGCGCCGCCTGGGGCTTAGGGCGGCGCGGTACGACATCAGGGAGTTTCTTTACTGACGATCTCCCCACCCTCTGCCCGGAAGCCCACCCGTTTGTGGCTCCCGTCGCAGAAGGGCTTCCTTTCCGAGTGGCCGCAGCGACAAAGGGCCAGCTTGGCCCTTTCCAGGCGCCTTTCTTCCCCGTTGAACCGGAAGGGAGTTCCTTCGGGCAAGTCCAACACGTAGGGCCCATCCTGGCGGAAGCGGAGCTTCATGCCCTCAGGATACCGGGGATAAAGTGGAGGTATGCTTTGCCCACAGAATGGAAAGATAGGCCTCGAGGTGCCCCTGAAGACGGTGAAGAACTTCCTCACCGGGAAAGCCCTCGCCCGGCTGGACCCCGAAAGCCCCCACTACCTCTGCCAGGACCCCGCCTGTCCCGTGGTCTACTACGGGCAGGAGGGGGTTTACACCCTGGAGGAGGTGCGCTTTCCCATCTACGACAAGGGGGCTTCCCTCATCTGCTACTGCTTTGACTGGACTAGGGAGGGCCTGGCGGAGGCTCTAAGCCAGGGGCTGGACCCCGTGGTCCAGGTGGAGGGGGGGGTAAGGGCCAAGCGCTGCGCCTGCGATCAGAGGAACCCCCGGGGACGCTGTTGCCTTTCCACCCTGAAGGCGGAGGTGGCCCGGCTTGCCTGAGGCGCTTCCCCAGGAACTGGAAGAGGCCTTTCGCGCGCGGCTCGCCCGGCTGGCTCCCAAGGACCCCCTGGTGCTGGCGGTCTCTGGGGGCGGGGACTCGGTGGCGTTGGCCCACCTGGTGCGGCGCGCCGGGCGGGAGGCGGTGGTGGCCCACCTGGACCACGCCCTGCGCCCGGAAAGCGGGGAGGATAGGGCCTTTGTGAAGGCCCTGGCGGAAAGGCTTGGCTTTCCCTTTTATGCCGAGCGGGTGGAGGTGGCCAGGGTGGCCAGGGAACGGGGGGAGAACCTCGAGGCCGTGGCCCGGGAGATCCGCTACGCCTTCCTGCACCGGGTGGCCAAGGAGGTGAAGGCCAAGGCCATCCTCACCGCCCATACCCTGGACGACCAGGCGGAAACCGTGCTCCTCAAACTCCTTCAGGGCACGGCCCGGGGCCTGGGTATCCGGGAAAAGGAGGGGCTTGTGGTCCGCCCCCTTCTGGCCTTTCGCCGCGAGGAGTTAAGGGCGTACCTCAAGGCCCTGGGGGAAGTGTGGCGGGAGGATTCCTCCAACCAGGACCTTTCCCGGGATCGCAACTACCTGAGGCTTAAGGTGCTTCCCCTTGTGGAGGAGCGGTTTCCTGGGGCCAAGGAGGCGCTTTCCCGCTTTGCCCAGGTGCGGATGGAGGAGGAGGCTCACCTGGAGAAGGAGGCCAAAGCCCGCCTCCTACCCGATCCCCGCTTCTTCGTGCCCGCCTACCGGGCGGTACCTCTTTTGGAGGCTCCTGGGGCCCTTAGACGGAGGGCTTTGCGCTGGATGCTGGAGGCCTTAGACCTCCGGCCTGAGGCCCGGCTTATCGCCCTTCTGGAGGAGGCTTTAGGGGGCAAGGTGGCCACCCTGCCCGGCGGCTACACGGCCAGGCGCAAAGGAGGTACCCTTTTTCTCCTTCCCCCCGCTCCCAAGCTGCCCCTTCCCCCTGGGTTTCGCCGCCCCTTGCCGGGAGACTACCTAGCCATGCCCTACGGGAGAAAGCGCCTGGTGGACTTTTTGGCGGAGAAAGGGGTACCTAAGGAGCTCAAGCCCCTTTGGCCGGTGAGGGCGGAAGGTAAGCGGGTGATGGAGGTGCTGGGCTTCTATCCTCCCTCCGAGGAGGAGCGGTACATGGCCTTGGCCCTCGAGGAGGCCAGGCAGGCCTTCCAGGAGGGGGAGGTGCCGGTGGGGGCGGTCTTGGTGGTGGGGGAAAGGGTGTACAGGGCTCACAATCAGGTGGAGGCTACCCGGGACCCCACGGCCCACGCGGAGATGCTCCTTCTCCGGAGGGTGGGCAAGGGGGCTAGGGGAGGGCGGCTTTACGTGACCCTCGAGCCCTGCCGCATGTGCCACCACGCCCTGAGGGAGGCCAGGGTGGAGGTGGTCTACGGGGCGGAGAACCTGAAGGAAGGGGCCCTCACCCGCTTTGGCCAGGGGGGCGGGATGCGGGGTGGCGTCCTGGAGGGGGAGTGTGCTAAGCTCCTAAAGGACTTCTTCGCCCGGCTCAGGGAGGGGTGCCGGAGCGGTTGAACGGGCCGGTCTCGAAAACCGGTAGGCTCCGCAAGGGGCCTCGCGGGTTCGAATCCCGCCCCCTCCGCCAAAGGCGGCCTGTGGGCCGCCTTTTTTCTGGCCCCTGAACCTGGACAGACACATGTGAGACGCTGAATGGGATAAAAAGATGGGGAACCGACCCTGTAGCGGANCCCATGTATTTGGCCTGGGTATACTCGTAGTATGCCCCAGGTGCACACCTATCTGCGCAGGGAGGTCTACGAGGCCCTAAAGCGGCAGGCGGAGGCCCGGGGGATGAGCCTATCCGCCTACCTTCGCGAGCTTTTGGAACGCCACGCCCTGCCGCACCGGGAGGAGTTCTATGCCTTGGCGGGGAGCTGGGAGGGGGAGCTTGCGCGTCCTCCCCAGGGGGAACCGGAAGTCCGCGAGGGCCTCCCGTGACCCTCTACCTCCTGGACACCAACGCCTGGATCGCCTACCTCAAGGGGCATCCCCGGGTGGTGGAACGGGCCTGGCAGGAGCCCAGGCTGGCCATCTCCGCCGTTTCCCTGGGCGAGCTCTTCTACGGGGCCAGGAAGAGCGCTAGGGTGTAGGCGAACCTCAGGCGGGTCGTGCGCCTGGCCGGCTTGGTGCGGGTGCTGCCCATCGACGAACGGGTGGCCGAGGTCTACGGCTGGCTTCGCCTGGACCTGGAGCGGGTGGGGAAGCCCCTCGGGGCCAACGACCTCTGGATCGCCGCCACGGCCAAGGCCCACGGCCTGGTGCTGGTGAGCGCCGACCAGGCTTTCCGTCAGGTTCCGGGCCTGCGCCTGGAGGGCTGGGCCGCCGGATCCTAGCCACCGGGGTTCCCACCCTGACCTCGCCAGGGTGAGACCACCTGGAACCCCCACCGCCCCCCGAGGACGCCCAGCCCTTCCAGGAGCCTCTCCACCTCCGCCCGCCCCCGGGGCAGGCCCTCGAGGAGGAGGTACAGGAGGCCCGCAAGCTCCCCTATCACCACGAAGCCGTAGCGCCGCCCTTCCTCCTCCCAAAGCGCCTCCATGCGGCGGTGGGCCATGCCCCAGGGCGCTTTGAGGAAGTGGCCCCGGGGGGCCTGGGCTTCCGGCTGGCAGAGGGCGGGGTCCCCGGCGGTGAGGAGGCCGCGGCAGGCCAGGGGCCTGAAGGGGTAGACCCCGCAGAGGCCCCCCTCCAGGAAGGGGCAGGGCCTTCTTTCCCTGAAAAAGCGGCTCGGGAAGTGGGGGTCGTCCTTGCCCTCCCCGAGGAGGGCCAGGCGTTTGGGGCCTTCCTCCAGGAGGCGGGCCCGCTGCGCCTCCGTGAGGTGGGGGAGGAGGGCCTCCCCCTCCAGGCGGGAGAGGGTCACCAGGCCGTGGCAGCAGGCGAAGCACCCCGCCCGGCAGGAGGGGGCGAGGCCCTTTTGCCTCAGGTAGTCGGCGAGGTCCGCCTCGAGGGCCTCCCACGCGGCTTCCACCGGGTTCATCGCCTTTGGCGGTACACCCCCTTCCTGGGGTCAAAGGGGCAGGTGCGGAAGGCCACCTGGGGGCAGAAGCGCCGGTGGCGGGCCACCTCCAGGGCCAGGGCCCGGGGCAGGCCGCAGCGGGGGCAGGTAGGGGGCCTCCTGCGCCGGGCGAGGAAGAGGGCCGCACCGGCCAAGAGGGCGAGCAGGGCCAGGGCCTCCACGCCCGTCAGTTTACGGGGTGTAGCATGGGGGTATGCCTGCGCCCTTTCTGGAACCCCTGGAGCCGGGGGTGCCCCCGGTGGTTTCCGCCTGGATCAAGGGCTTGAAGGAGGTGGAGGCTCACCTGGATCGCTGGGCCTTTGCCCTTTCCGAGGAGGGGTTTTGGTGGCGGCCCAAGGAGGGGACGAACCCCATTGGGGGCCTGGTGCGCCACATCGCGGGAAGCTCCTTGCGGCTCCTTTCCTATGCTTTTCCCCAGGAGCTTCCCGACTGGGCCAAAAGGGGGCGGGAGTGGGAGCTAGGAGGGGAGCCCGAGCCCAAGGAGGTGGTGGAGGCCCGCTTCCGAGAGGCTTGGGCGAGGCTTTCCTCCGCCTTCCGGAGGGTAAGGGAAGAGGAACTCGGCCAGGAGGTTTCCGTGGGCGCCCAGGGCCTGAAGGCGCCCAGGGCCCATATCCTCCACCACCTGGTGGAGCACGCCCAGCACCATGCAGGGCAGATCATCTACGCCCGCAAGCTCCTGGGCTGAGGACCCCTGTCCCTAGGGGGCGGCCGTAAGATGGGAAGCATGGAACGCGTGGGCTTGCGCGCTGCTCCCCGGCTGACCCTCGAGGCCCTCAAGGAGGCCCTCAAGGGGGTGCGTTTCCCCGAGGCCAAGGTCTACCTCATCACCGACTGGCAGGACCGCCGCCACCAGGCCCGCTACGCGGTTGTGATCCACGGGGGCAAGAAGGACCTCCTCACCCCCGACGCCTTCGGCCCGGCGTTTCCCGGGGGCGAGGCGGCCCTTTCCGAACTGATGGCCCTCCTCCTGGAGCGGGGGGCGCGGAGGTTCTACGAGGCCGTGGTCTCTCCCGGGGAGATGACCGCTCTCCTCGGCCTTCCTCCCGAGGAGCTCCTTGCCCGGGTGAACGCCATCGCCAACCCCGCCGACCCCGGCATTTACCTGAAGCGGGCCGCCTGATACCCTTTCTTGTTGGATCCTTCGCCTATGACCGTAGCCGACCACCTGACCTTTAACGGCCTTGTGGCAGCGGGTCGAGAAGGCCAAGGACCCGATAGAGAGGACCCGCTTCTTGGTGGTCTACCACGCCGAGCGGGGGCTCCCCGCTAAGAAGATTGCCAAGATCACCCTGAACAGCCCCCACTGGGTGCAAGAAACGGTGAGGGGCTAAAACCAGGAGTTGCTCTGCGCACCCCCCGGCCCCGGGGGGGCAGATGCGGCGGCACACCCTCTTTCGCTGGTAGTCTAGGATAAGGAAATCGGCATGAAACGGCATGAAGCCATTGTCGCCTTGATGACCAGGCTGGGGCTTGCGCTTTTCGCCCGAAACCCCACCTTCTCCTACTTTTTCCTCAGCAGGACCTCGTCCCGCATTGGCGAGAACGTGTTCTCCCTTGCCGTCCCGTGGCTGGTGTTTCAGCTGACGGGCAGCGCCCTACAACTTGGGCTGGCCTTTGCCGTCCAGGTTGTCCCTTCGCTGCTGCTGGCTCCCTTTGCCGGTGTTTATGCGGACGCTGCTTCAAGGACAAAAGTGATACTCGTTGCGGAAAGTTTCCGGGCCCTGCTCGGTCTGGCTGTGGCTGGGCTGTCGCTCCTGGGCAACTTGCAGGCGTGGCACCTGTACCTTGCTGTGGTGGCCCATGCGGTAACCGCCAGTTTTCTTACCGTCGCAGCCGGGGCTGTGGTCCCGACCATCGTTGACCAGGTGGACCTGACACGCGCCAACGCGCTGCTCAGGTTGAGCCGCAACGCGTGCGACCTGTTTGGCAAGGTTATGACGGGCGTACTCTTAGCCTGGGTAGGCCCGGCGTACACGTTCATGGCGAATGCGGCCTTGTCTGTGGCGTCGGCGGCTCTGCTGCCGATCCGTCGCATGAACGGGGAATCCCTAGTGGTGCGGGGCCGGCGGCCAAGGGTACTGCAGGATTTCGTGAGTGGGGTGGGTATCCTGCGCCGCCACGGCGCGGCTTTGCTCGCCATGGCCGATCTGGTGGTGGTCAACGTCGGTATTCCGGTTCTGGTCATAGCCCTGCCCGTTGTTTCTGAACAGGTTCTGCGCCACGGCGCCGCTGGCTATGGATTCCTCACCGGAGCGATGGCGCTCGGGGCCATCGCTGCGACCCTGATAGCCACTCCACTGGCGGGGCGGATGGATGAGCACCGGTTGTCCGGACTTGCCACGGTCCTGTTCGGCTTCCTGGTTGGGTCCCTGGGCTTCGTCGGGGGACTGGAGGGGTGGTTGCTGGCGGTGGCGCTCGCCGGTCTGACGGCCGAATTGGTTTCGGTCTACACGGCCAGCATCCTGCAGCGGACCCTGCCTTCGGAGGTCCTGGGCCGGGCCTTTGCTGTTCAGTATGCGGCCCTACGGGTCATCCCTGTGGTCGTGTTCCTAAGTGCCGGTGCGGTTCTCCAAAGGTTCGGCGTCCAAACGCTCTTGATCTTGGGTGGTTCGGCAACCGCCCTCATCGCGGCGCTCTTGCTCTACATCAGGGTGCGCGGTGCGCAATAGGGGAGCGGGGAGGTGGGGTTCCAACAAAGCCATCCGGGCTGAGGAGGCGATGGAAAGATGAAGCTGCGGTGGATCCAGTACATCCGAGGAGTCCCACGGTATCCTGTTCTGGTCGGCGACACCGTTATGCCGTTTTCCAGGACGTACAAAATCGTGTGGACGATCTCGGGTGCTCAGCCGTAGAGGAGCCGGAGCCGGGCCGCCTCCTCCGCTAAGAGGGGGAGCGCTCTCATGTCCACCCCCGTGGTGAGGCCTTGGGCCTCGAGGTGGGGCAGGACCTTCTCCGTGGGTAGGTTGCCCACCAGCTCGTCCCCGGCAAAGGGGCAGCCCCCCACCCCCGCCAAGGCCCCCTCCAGCCAGCGCACCCCCGCCCCCAGCACCGCCTCCACCTTGGCCAAGACCCCCTCGGGCCGGGCGTGGAGGTGGGCCCCCAGGCCTTCGGGGCCAAAGCGGGCCACGGCCTCCCCTAGCACCTCCTGGATACGGCTTGCCTCCGCCACCCCGTAGGTGTCCGCCAGGGCGATCTCCCGCACCCCCAGCGCCCGGAGCCTTCCGATGGCCTCCAGGACGGCCTCCAGGCTCCAGGGATCCCCGTAGGGGTTGCCGAAGGCCATGGAGAGGTAGACCACGAGGCCAAGCCTCCCCTCCGTGGCCCGCACCATCTCCGCCACCAGGGGCCAGGAGTCCTCAATGGAGCGGTTCGTGTTCTTGCGCTGGAAGGTTTCCGAGAGGGAGAAGGGGTAGCCCACGTGGGTGAGGTTTGGGGCCTTTAGCGCCCTTTCCAGGCCCCGCTCGTTGGCCACGATGGCCAAATAGGTGCGCCCTTCCGGGGGCGGCAAGGCGGCCAAGACCGCCTCCGCGTCCGCCATCTGGGGTACCCACTTGGGGGAGACGAAGCTGGTCAGGTCCAGATGGCGAAACCCCGCTTCCAGCAGTCGGTGTAAAAAGGCCACCTTTTCCTCGGTGGGGATGGGGCGGGAAAACCCTTGCCAGGCGTCCCTGGGGCACTCCACCCACTTCACCTTTTCCATGGACCCTCCTTTTGGCCTTTTGCCGGGGCCCCCACCCTGACGCTTCCAGGGTGGGGTGGCCTTAGACCTGGAACACCCCCACTCTAAAAGGCTCCCGCTCGGGGTTCAGGGCGCAGGCCTCGAGGACCCGGATGAGCCACTTCCGGGTTTCGTGGGGGAAGATCACCCCGTCCACCCAGAGCCGGGCGGCGGCGTACCGGGGGTCCAGGGTTTCCTCGTAGCGCCCCTTGATGCGCTCGTAAAGCTCCTTTAGCTCCTCGTCCGAGGGTTCCTTCCCTTCCCGCCTGAGCTTTTCCACCTCCAGCTCCAAGAGGGTCTTGGCCGCCTGGGCCCCACCCATCACCGCGTACTTGGCGCTGGGCCAGGCGAAGAGGAAGCGGGGGGCGTAGGCCTTGCCCGCCAGGGCGTAGTTTCCCGCCCCGAAGGAGCCTCCCAGGATCACGGTGATCTTGGGCACCACCGAGTTGCTCACGGCATTGACCAGTTTGGCTCCCCGGCGGATGATCCCCGCCTGCTCTGACTCCTTCCCCACCATGAAGCCCGTCACGTCCTGGAGGAAAAGGAGGGGGATGTTCATCTGGTTCACCTCGAGGATGAACCGGGCGGCCTTGTCCGCCGCCTCCGCATAGATCACCCCACCCACCTCGATTCGTCCCTTCTTCTTCAGGATAAGGCGCTGATTCCCCACGATGCCCACGGGGAAGCTCCCGATGCGGGCGAAGCCCGTGACCAGGGTCTCCCCGTACCCCCCCTTGTACTCCAGGAACTCCGAGCCGTCCACAAGGCGGGCGATCACCTCCCGGAGGTCGTAAGGCCTGGAGCCGTCGGGGGCGATGAGTCCGTAGAGGTCTTCGGCGGGGTAAAGGGGTTCCCTGGGTTCCTTGCGTCCTTCCGCCCAGGGGGCAAGCCTGGGGGGCGGGTAGAGGGCGATGAGCTTTCGGATCCTCTCTATGGCCGCTTCGTCGCTGGGTTCGTAAAAGTCCACGGTGCCCGAGACCTCAAAGTGCATGCGGGCCCCACCCAGCTCCTCGCTGGTCACCTCCTGGCCGATGGCCGCCTTTACCAGGGCGGGGCCCGCCAGGTAGAGGCCGCTTCCCTCGGTCATGATGAGGACATCGGTCATGACGGGGAGGTAGGCGCCCCCGGCCACGCAGTTGCCCATGATGGCCGAGATCTGGGGGATGCCCAGGGCGGACATGCGGGCGTTGAGGTAGAAGATGCGGCCAAAGTCGTCCTGGTCCGGGAAGACCTCGTCCTGAAGGGGTAGGAAAACCCCGGCGGAGTCCACCAGGTACAGGGTGGGAATGCGGTTTTCCAACGCCATGGTCTGGGCCCGGATCACCTTTTTGGCGGTGATGGGGAAGAAGGCCCCTGCCTTCACGGTGGCGTCGTTGGCGATGATCATCCAGGTCTGGCCCTGGATCTGCCCGAGGCCGGTGATGACTCCCCCCGCGGGGGCCCCGCCCCACTCCTCGTACATTCCCCACCCGGCGAAGGCCATGAGCTCGTAGAACTCCGTGCCCGGGTCTAAAAGCCTGGCGATCCGCTCCCGGGCGGAGAGGCGTCCCTTTTTGTGCTGGCGCTCGATGGCCTTGGGGCCTCCTCCCTGGCGCACCCCCTCCAGGCTTTCCCTGAAGTCCCGCACCAGGGCCACCCAGGCGTCCTTATTGGCCTTGAAAACCGGGCTTTCCCGTTCCTCCGGACGGAGGCGGCTTTCCAGGGCCTTGGGATCGGTGGGCATGGCCTGAGTATAACGCTTTTTTGCTTATTCGGAGAAAAGCGTGTCGGTGGGAGCCCTCTTTGGGGGGCAGGGGGTGCGGGCCTGGGCCTTTTGCCGCTGGGCCTGGCGCCTCGCCTCCCGGTCCACCCGCTCGTTTTCCGGGTGGCCGTTGTGCCCCCGCACCCAGGTGGGGAGGACGCGGTGGCGTTTCAACTCTTCCAGGATGGCCTCCCAGAGGTCGCGGTTTTCTACAGGCTTCCCGTCCGCCTTGCGCAGGCCCCGCCTCTGCCAGGCGGGAAGCCATTCGCTGAGGGCCCGCACCAAATACTGGCTGTCGGAAAAGAGGTGCACCTCGCAAGGCTCCTTGAGGGCCTTAAGGCCCTGAAGGAGGGCGGTGAGCTCCATGCGGTTGTTGGTGGTGCAGGGCTCCCCCCCGGAGAGGAGCTTCTCCCTGGCGCTGTAACGCAGGAGGGCCGCCCAACCCCCGGGCCCGGGGTTACCCAGGCAGGCCCCGTCGGTGTAGAGCTCCACCCGCCTCACGACCAGGGGACGGGCCGTTCGGGGAAGGCCAGGGGGGCCTTGGCCTCCCCGGGAGGCACCAGCTCCCGCAGGCGGTAATGGCTTCCCTGGGGTTCGCGGTAGACCTCCAGGAGGTTTTCCTGGAGGTTCACGATCCAGACCTCGGGAAGGCCTGCCTCGGCGTAGAGGGCGAGCTTGGCCCGGTCGTGCTCCAGGCTGGTGTCGGCCACCTCGATGAGGAGGAGGACGTCCTGGGGCTCGGGGAGGCGTTCCGCATAGGCTTCTAGAGGGGGCTTCAGCACCAGGAGGTCTGGTTCGGGCTCGGAACGGGGCGGGATGCGCAGGGGGGACTGCACGGTGACGACGGCTTCCTCCCCCAAAAGAGCCTGGAACTTTTTGTCCAGCCGAGCCACGGTAAAGACATGCCTAGGACCGATGGGGCTCATCTCGTAGATCTCCCCCCTTAGGAGTTCCAGGTGCTTCACGCCCTGGAAAAGCCGCTCAAACTCCTCTACCCCGAAGCGGTAGCGGGTGGCCATGCCCTCATTCTAGGCCCCAGATTCTGGCCGGGGCCAGTTCCACCAGGTTCCCCGCGGGGTCGCGGGTGTAAAGGCTTTTCCCCCTGGGCCAGTCCGCCCACCAGACGGGAAAGCCCGCTTCCTGGAGCTTTTCCGCCCAGCGGGGAAGCTCTTCCTCCTCCACCTGGAAGGCCACGTGGACGCTTCCCTTGGCCCCGTGGGGAGGTAAGGCCTGGTCCTTTTCCGTGTGTTCTGGGTTGAAGACCAGAAAGACCCCCTGCCCGGCCCGGAAGAAGGCGTGGCGCGGGGGCTGGTACTGAAAGCAAGGAAGGCCCAGGACCCCCTCGTAAAAGGCCCGGGCCTTCTCCAGATCCTCGGCGTAGACGGCGGTTTCCAGGACCTCCACTACTTGAGCTTGGCGATGAGGTCGGCCACGGGGATGGCCTCGAGGGTGGTGGTCTTCACGCTCCCCCGCGCCCCCAGGTGGAGCATGGCCCGGGCCACGGCCAGGGCATCCTCCGCCTCCACGATGTTCACGAAGTCGTAGGGGCCGAGGACGGCGTACTGGGCCACCACTTTGACCCCGAAGTCCTGTTCCAGCTCCTGGTTCACCTCCTTGATGCGCTCGGGGTTTTTCACCAGGGTCTCGGCGCCATCATCCGTGAGGGTGCTGAGGACGATAAAGGTGGGCATACCTTGCCTCCTTTCCCCTCCAGTTTAGCCGGGGCGGGGCTCCAGGTCCACCCCGGCGTAGACCTCCTCCAGGGGTAAGGCGCCCTCCAGGCAGGGTAGGGGCACCTCCCCGTCTGTGAAGGCTTGGTACAAAACGCCTTCCTCCCCCTTGCGGTAAAGCTCCGCCCGCCGCTCCAGGGCGCTCACCAGGAGGTAGCCCTCCAAAGAGGG contains:
- a CDS encoding glutamine synthetase/cystathionine beta-lyase binding protein; the protein is MPTFIVLSTLTDDGAETLVKNPERIKEVNQELEQDFGVKVVAQYAVLGPYDFVNIVEAEDALAVARAMLHLGARGSVKTTTLEAIPVADLIAKLK
- a CDS encoding copper chaperone Copz family protein, with the protein product MLCPQNGKIGLEVPLKTVKNFLTGKALARLDPESPHYLCQDPACPVVYYGQEGVYTLEEVRFPIYDKGASLICYCFDWTREGLAEALSQGLDPVVQVEGGVRAKRCACDQRNPRGRCCLSTLKAEVARLA
- a CDS encoding acyl-CoA carboxylase subunit beta; the encoded protein is MPTDPKALESRLRPEERESPVFKANKDAWVALVRDFRESLEGVRQGGGPKAIERQHKKGRLSARERIARLLDPGTEFYELMAFAGWGMYEEWGGAPAGGVITGLGQIQGQTWMIIANDATVKAGAFFPITAKKVIRAQTMALENRIPTLYLVDSAGVFLPLQDEVFPDQDDFGRIFYLNARMSALGIPQISAIMGNCVAGGAYLPVMTDVLIMTEGSGLYLAGPALVKAAIGQEVTSEELGGARMHFEVSGTVDFYEPSDEAAIERIRKLIALYPPPRLAPWAEGRKEPREPLYPAEDLYGLIAPDGSRPYDLREVIARLVDGSEFLEYKGGYGETLVTGFARIGSFPVGIVGNQRLILKKKGRIEVGGVIYAEAADKAARFILEVNQMNIPLLFLQDVTGFMVGKESEQAGIIRRGAKLVNAVSNSVVPKITVILGGSFGAGNYALAGKAYAPRFLFAWPSAKYAVMGGAQAAKTLLELEVEKLRREGKEPSDEELKELYERIKGRYEETLDPRYAAARLWVDGVIFPHETRKWLIRVLEACALNPEREPFRVGVFQV
- a CDS encoding hydroxymethylglutaryl-CoA lyase; this encodes MEKVKWVECPRDAWQGFSRPIPTEEKVAFLHRLLEAGFRHLDLTSFVSPKWVPQMADAEAVLAALPPPEGRTYLAIVANERGLERALKAPNLTHVGYPFSLSETFQRKNTNRSIEDSWPLVAEMVRATEGRLGLVVYLSMAFGNPYGDPWSLEAVLEAIGRLRALGVREIALADTYGVAEASRIQEVLGEAVARFGPEGLGAHLHARPEGVLAKVEAVLGAGVRWLEGALAGVGGCPFAGDELVGNLPTEKVLPHLEAQGLTTGVDMRALPLLAEEAARLRLLYG
- a CDS encoding DUF3197 domain-containing protein, whose product is MERVGLRAAPRLTLEALKEALKGVRFPEAKVYLITDWQDRRHQARYAVVIHGGKKDLLTPDAFGPAFPGGEAALSELMALLLERGARRFYEAVVSPGEMTALLGLPPEELLARVNAIANPADPGIYLKRAA
- a CDS encoding Uma2 family endonuclease — protein: MATRYRFGVEEFERLFQGVKHLELLRGEIYEMSPIGPRHVFTVARLDKKFQALLGEEAVVTVQSPLRIPPRSEPEPDLLVLKPPLEAYAERLPEPQDVLLLIEVADTSLEHDRAKLALYAEAGLPEVWIVNLQENLLEVYREPQGSHYRLRELVPPGEAKAPLAFPERPVPWS
- a CDS encoding MFS transporter; amino-acid sequence: MKRHEAIVALMTRLGLALFARNPTFSYFFLSRTSSRIGENVFSLAVPWLVFQLTGSALQLGLAFAVQVVPSLLLAPFAGVYADAASRTKVILVAESFRALLGLAVAGLSLLGNLQAWHLYLAVVAHAVTASFLTVAAGAVVPTIVDQVDLTRANALLRLSRNACDLFGKVMTGVLLAWVGPAYTFMANAALSVASAALLPIRRMNGESLVVRGRRPRVLQDFVSGVGILRRHGAALLAMADLVVVNVGIPVLVIALPVVSEQVLRHGAAGYGFLTGAMALGAIAATLIATPLAGRMDEHRLSGLATVLFGFLVGSLGFVGGLEGWLLAVALAGLTAELVSVYTASILQRTLPSEVLGRAFAVQYAALRVIPVVVFLSAGAVLQRFGVQTLLILGGSATALIAALLLYIRVRGAQ
- the tilS gene encoding tRNA lysidine(34) synthetase TilS; amino-acid sequence: MPEALPQELEEAFRARLARLAPKDPLVLAVSGGGDSVALAHLVRRAGREAVVAHLDHALRPESGEDRAFVKALAERLGFPFYAERVEVARVARERGENLEAVAREIRYAFLHRVAKEVKAKAILTAHTLDDQAETVLLKLLQGTARGLGIREKEGLVVRPLLAFRREELRAYLKALGEVWREDSSNQDLSRDRNYLRLKVLPLVEERFPGAKEALSRFAQVRMEEEAHLEKEAKARLLPDPRFFVPAYRAVPLLEAPGALRRRALRWMLEALDLRPEARLIALLEEALGGKVATLPGGYTARRKGGTLFLLPPAPKLPLPPGFRRPLPGDYLAMPYGRKRLVDFLAEKGVPKELKPLWPVRAEGKRVMEVLGFYPPSEEERYMALALEEARQAFQEGEVPVGAVLVVGERVYRAHNQVEATRDPTAHAEMLLLRRVGKGARGGRLYVTLEPCRMCHHALREARVEVVYGAENLKEGALTRFGQGGGMRGGVLEGECAKLLKDFFARLREGCRSG
- a CDS encoding DinB family protein, which translates into the protein MPAPFLEPLEPGVPPVVSAWIKGLKEVEAHLDRWAFALSEEGFWWRPKEGTNPIGGLVRHIAGSSLRLLSYAFPQELPDWAKRGREWELGGEPEPKEVVEARFREAWARLSSAFRRVREEELGQEVSVGAQGLKAPRAHILHHLVEHAQHHAGQIIYARKLLG
- a CDS encoding VOC family protein, encoding MEVLETAVYAEDLEKARAFYEGVLGLPCFQYQPPRHAFFRAGQGVFLVFNPEHTEKDQALPPHGAKGSVHVAFQVEEEELPRWAEKLQEAGFPVWWADWPRGKSLYTRDPAGNLVELAPARIWGLE
- the rnhA gene encoding ribonuclease HI, coding for MRRVELYTDGACLGNPGPGGWAALLRYSAREKLLSGGEPCTTNNRMELTALLQGLKALKEPCEVHLFSDSQYLVRALSEWLPAWQRRGLRKADGKPVENRDLWEAILEELKRHRVLPTWVRGHNGHPENERVDREARRQAQRQKAQARTPCPPKRAPTDTLFSE
- a CDS encoding CDGSH iron-sulfur domain-containing protein; protein product: MKLRFRQDGPYVLDLPEGTPFRFNGEERRLERAKLALCRCGHSERKPFCDGSHKRVGFRAEGGEIVSKETP
- a CDS encoding YkgJ family cysteine cluster protein; translated protein: MNPVEAAWEALEADLADYLRQKGLAPSCRAGCFACCHGLVTLSRLEGEALLPHLTEAQRARLLEEGPKRLALLGEGKDDPHFPSRFFRERRPCPFLEGGLCGVYPFRPLACRGLLTAGDPALCQPEAQAPRGHFLKAPWGMAHRRMEALWEEEGRRYGFVVIGELAGLLYLLLEGLPRGRAEVERLLEGLGVLGGRWGFQVVSPWRGQGGNPGG